A single window of Aquabacterium sp. OR-4 DNA harbors:
- a CDS encoding FecCD family ABC transporter permease produces MEQVRLLRRGRLSLLWVPRQALAALLLLVLLVWLMLLALGTGRIALDIAQVLDILLHGGGTALQRKLVFDIRLPRVATAVATGAALSVAGAIFQSLSRNPLGSPDVIGFTTGAATGAVVYFVLGGSASAGSALFAVGAGLLTALVAFALALRGGAVASHRLVLVGIGIGATLSALNEAVLMRGALEQALAAQLWLSGSLNARTWDHALPLLAGLALLLPALLWGQSRLMLLELGDDLAQQLGVPALRVKGFMAFGAVLLASLATGAAGPIAFIALAAPRLAAFMAGEHGRPLWPAALTGAVLLQGVDLVSQRLPFDLNLPVGLMTALIGGLYLALALPRLRA; encoded by the coding sequence CTGGAGCAGGTGCGCCTGCTGCGCCGCGGCCGCCTGTCGCTGCTGTGGGTGCCACGCCAGGCCCTGGCGGCCCTGCTGCTGCTGGTGCTGCTGGTCTGGCTGATGCTGCTGGCCCTGGGCACCGGCCGCATCGCGCTGGACATCGCGCAGGTGCTGGACATCCTGCTGCACGGCGGCGGCACGGCGCTGCAGCGCAAGCTGGTGTTCGACATCCGGCTGCCGCGTGTGGCCACGGCCGTGGCCACCGGCGCCGCGCTGTCGGTGGCCGGCGCCATCTTCCAGTCGCTGTCGCGCAACCCGCTGGGCTCACCCGATGTGATCGGCTTCACCACCGGGGCGGCAACCGGCGCGGTGGTGTACTTCGTGCTGGGCGGCAGCGCCAGTGCGGGTTCGGCGCTGTTCGCCGTGGGCGCCGGCTTGCTGACGGCGCTGGTGGCCTTTGCGCTGGCGCTGCGCGGCGGTGCCGTGGCCAGCCACCGGCTGGTGCTGGTGGGCATCGGCATCGGCGCCACGCTGTCGGCCCTGAACGAGGCGGTGCTGATGCGCGGCGCGCTGGAGCAGGCGCTGGCCGCGCAGCTGTGGCTGTCGGGCTCGCTGAACGCGCGCACCTGGGACCATGCGCTGCCGCTGCTGGCCGGTCTGGCGCTGCTGCTGCCGGCCCTGCTGTGGGGCCAGTCGCGCCTGATGCTGCTGGAGCTGGGCGACGACCTGGCGCAGCAGCTCGGCGTGCCGGCGCTGCGGGTCAAGGGCTTCATGGCCTTTGGCGCCGTGCTGCTGGCCTCGCTGGCCACCGGGGCGGCCGGGCCCATCGCCTTCATTGCGCTGGCCGCGCCCCGCTTGGCGGCCTTCATGGCCGGCGAGCACGGCCGGCCGCTGTGGCCGGCCGCGCTGACCGGCGCCGTGCTGCTGCAGGGTGTGGACCTGGTCAGCCAGCGGCTGCCCTTTGATCTGAACCTGCCCGTGGGCCTGATGACGGCGCTGATCGGTGGCCTGTACCTGGCGCTGGCCCTGCCGCGCCTGCGCGCCTGA